A window of Synergistaceae bacterium genomic DNA:
GAGGCGGTCAATAAGGCCGTATCCCTCGTCCCGGAGGGTTCCTGCGTATCATGGGGAGGCAGTGTTACCCTTCAGGATCTGAAGCTGCCCGACAGATTTCATAACGGAAATTATAACGTGCTGGACAGGGATCGCGCGACGTCTCCCGAGGAACGGATGGATATTATGCGTCGGGCGCTGGCCTGTGATTTTTTCATAACCGGCGTCAACGCGCTCAGCGAGGATGGACAGATGGTCAATATAGACGCGGGCGGCAATCGTGTGGCGTCAATTGTTTTCGGCCCCAAAAACGTCATCGTCGTCGCGGGGATCAATAAGGTGGTAAAAACGCT
This region includes:
- a CDS encoding lactate utilization protein gives rise to the protein MSQSPQEARNEKLGLTVMSALQHRGFEAFYAAGREEAVNKAVSLVPEGSCVSWGGSVTLQDLKLPDRFHNGNYNVLDRDRATSPEERMDIMRRALACDFFITGVNALSEDGQMVNIDAGGNRVASIVFGPKNVIVVAGINKVVKTLDDAITRARTVAAPINLQRFPQAKVPCRQTGTCGNCSTPDSFCSQILITRICRPAGRIKVVLTGETLGY